The DNA segment TGAATATATTAGCTCCTCATCTACGATGGACTGCCTTACTAGTTGCAGTCTATGTATTACTTTTCTTCGCGTTTTCAAATGAAAAAATTTTTTGGTATATGTATACGTTCACAATGCTATTATTTATGGCCTTATCATTTGTTCTCGGTAAAATAGAAGACGAAGTGCAGACATGGGAGTACTTAGTTTTTGGTATTGGATATGGTACACTCACTTATGGTCTTATCGCAATTGCTTATCGTTTCTTCTTCTTATTTACTGATAAAGCAGTGATTTCAGTTGAACAATTTTTAACTGACTTTGGACCAACCTCAGTTTGGCACTATATTTTACTAATACTAATAATCATACCAGGGGAAGAATTATTTTGGCGCGGTTTTATCCAACAAAAATTAAAAGCTTATATGAGCCCCTTCTTTTCCGTTTTGGCATCTTCAATACTTTTCGGCTTATCTATGTCTTTTAGTGGATTTTGGTTAGGCGTGCTTGCTGCAATTACTTCTGGGTTGCTTTGGGGATTCTTGTATGAGTGGAAAAAAAGTATGCCGCTTATTATTATTGCTCATATTACAATGACCGTCCTCCTATTTCTAGTATTACCACTCAATTCTTGAAACAAATTACTACTACATCATGACTACCACTTGAAGGGGGAATATTTAATGAAAAAAACATGGCTTTTATTTGCATTGCTAACACTCGTTATATCCATGCTTGCTGCATGTAACTCAAAAGATGAATCTACTAGTAAAGATGAACCTAATACGCAAGTTGAAACTGAAGAAACAAAGGATGTTAAAGTAATTCCAGAAGAAGATGAAAACGAACAAGAACAACAGGTAACTGAAGAAAGAGGAACAGATAAAATACTCACTTATTTAGTAAATGGGGAAGTAAAAGAAGACACGGCGAAATTAACTGAGAGCGACGAACAAAATTATTCAATATACAAAGTAGATGGATTTAGCTTAACAGGGGAAGAACCTAATAAAGATTCTCTTTTCTTAGAAGAGAACTCCGCAGTGTTCATGCGAATAGAAACTATTTCAAAGGATGAAGCATCTTATGAAATAATTGCTAACAATATGAAAGAAACAATGGCTGCTGTTACTTTTGGTAAAGAACCCTTGCAAATTGGCGACAAAGAAAAATTACCTCAAGGTGAAGGCATTTCAAATCAAATTGGATATGAAATGACTGCAGAAATAGGTACCGTTACAGGAATTGTTTTTGAAAAAGAGAATCTTATTGTTCGATTAACAATTTTTGATAGGAATGCTTATAATCTAACAGATGCATTCTTAAAAATGGGCGAAACAATAGCAGAAA comes from the Paenisporosarcina antarctica genome and includes:
- a CDS encoding CPBP family intramembrane glutamic endopeptidase; the protein is MLNILAPHLRWTALLVAVYVLLFFAFSNEKIFWYMYTFTMLLFMALSFVLGKIEDEVQTWEYLVFGIGYGTLTYGLIAIAYRFFFLFTDKAVISVEQFLTDFGPTSVWHYILLILIIIPGEELFWRGFIQQKLKAYMSPFFSVLASSILFGLSMSFSGFWLGVLAAITSGLLWGFLYEWKKSMPLIIIAHITMTVLLFLVLPLNS